Genomic DNA from Hymenobacter jejuensis:
CAGTTGTTCCAGCGTGGCCAGGCCGCGCAGGGCGCCTATACTCGTTGCCGAGGTAAGCGCGATGCCCATGGGCGTTACGCGCAAGCTGTAGGATTCGTCTTCGCCGAGCTTGGCTTGCCCAGCTCGTCCGTAATGAATGGTAAGGCCGGGTGCTTTGCCCGCGTCAACTTGCTTGGTGCGCTGCGCCAAACGGGCTACGAACCGGGCCGAAGCTTCGCGCACAGCCGGATCAGAATCAGTTTCTAGCTGCACACTCAGTTGGCCTTTGATGGACAGGCGGGCGGCTCCCCAATGTGCCTCGGCCGGCACGGGCATCAGGTTGGCCGAACTCACAGACGTTACGGTGGGCGTCTGCGTTTGACAAGCGGCTGGGGTAATTACGCTAGAGAGCGCGGCGGCAAAAAGGAAAAGCGAACGAAGCATACGAGTGGGTTAAGCGACCAAGCCAGCATACGAAAATCGGCAAGGCAAGATAGGTAGTTGCGTGCTGTCTGCTTTGCCGCTCAAATCAACCCGCGGGCTTTGAACTCCAAATACCGATTGAGGGTGTTTACGGTCAGGTGCTCGGGCGCCGTAAGCAGCGCGTGGATTCCGTAGCGTTGCAGCTCGCGCACAATCTGCCGCTTTTCCTGAGCGAACTTTTCGGCAATTGTCTGATTATAAACTTCTTCTGTGGTGAGGGCAGGCGCGTTGAGGAAGTGGCGTAGCTCGGTATTTTCAAAAAACACAACCAAGAGCAAATGGTCTTTGGCCAAGCGCCGCAGGTAGGGGAGTTGCCGTTGCATGCCGTTCAGCGTCTCGAAATTGGTGTAGAGAATCAGCAGGCTGCGCTGACGAATTTTGGCTTTGACGTTGGTATACAGCAACTCATAATCCGTTTCTAAGTACTTGGTGCGCTGCTTATAGAGAACCTCTAGGATCTTGAGCATATGGCCGCCGCGACGGTCGGCGGGCAGGAGCGCGCCCAAACGGTCGGAGAACGTAATAAGGCCCGCTTTATCGTGCTTAATAATGGCAATGTTGCTGACGACCAGCGCCGCATTGATGGCATAATCCAGCAGGCTCAGCCCTTGAAATGGCATGCGCATCACCCTGCCTTTGTCAATGAGGGAGTACACTTGCTGCGCGCGTTCGTCCTGGAAGTGGTTGACAATCAAGGTGTCGCCGCTGGCATCGGTGCGGCGCGCCGTGGCTTTCCAGTTGATGGCCCGCGGGTCGTCGCCGGGCACGTAGGGCCGGACCTGCTCAAACTCCAGGCTGTGGCCCACCCGCCGGATACGCTTCACGCCGACTTCGGTAAGCCGGTTGCTAATGGCAAGTAGCTCATATTGGCGCATTTGCAAAAACGACGGATACACCGGTACCATCTGATCTTGCCCGTAGCGGAAGCGCCGCCGCACCAAACTAATG
This window encodes:
- a CDS encoding DUF58 domain-containing protein — encoded protein: MNSMKSLYLTRRFFIALALVATGFVVAFFLPSLLQPMRVALGMLTTFTLLDLLLLYAPGSNGAGQVFGRRVMGDKLANGSDNDLAIYLENSYRFPVSVETIDEIPHQFQRRDVLFRSSLKAGETGIIRYQLRPVKRGEYQFGALNVFAASPISLVRRRFRYGQDQMVPVYPSFLQMRQYELLAISNRLTEVGVKRIRRVGHSLEFEQVRPYVPGDDPRAINWKATARRTDASGDTLIVNHFQDERAQQVYSLIDKGRVMRMPFQGLSLLDYAINAALVVSNIAIIKHDKAGLITFSDRLGALLPADRRGGHMLKILEVLYKQRTKYLETDYELLYTNVKAKIRQRSLLILYTNFETLNGMQRQLPYLRRLAKDHLLLVVFFENTELRHFLNAPALTTEEVYNQTIAEKFAQEKRQIVRELQRYGIHALLTAPEHLTVNTLNRYLEFKARGLI